From the Burkholderia ubonensis genome, one window contains:
- the ettA gene encoding energy-dependent translational throttle protein EttA, with the protein MAQYVFTMNRVGKIVPPKRQILKDISLSFFPGAKIGVLGLNGSGKSTLIRIMAGVDKDIEGEATPMPNLNIGYLPQEPQLDPTKTVREAVEEGLGDLFQANKKLEEIYAAYAEPDADFDALAAEQAKYEAILASSDGGSPEQQLEVAADALRLPPWDAKIEHLSGGEKRRVALCKLLLEKPDMLLLDEPTNHLDAESVDWLEQFLVRFPGTVVAVTHDRYFLDNAAEWILELDRGHGIPWKGNYSSWLDQKEERLKQEEASESARQKAIKKELEWVRQNPKGRQAKSKARIARFEELNSQEYQKRNETQEIFIPVGDRLGNEVIEFKNVSKAYGDRLLIDNLNFKIPAGAIVGIIGPNGAGKSTLFRMLTGKEQPDSGEIVMGPTVKLAYVDQSRDALDGSKTVFEEISGGADILTVGKYETPSRAYIGRFNFKGGDQQKIVGNLSGGERGRLHLAKTLIAGGNVLLLDEPSNDLDVETLRALEDALLEFAGSVMVISHDRWFLDRIATHILSFEGDSQVTFFDGNYQEYEADKRARLGEEAAKPHRLRYKPISR; encoded by the coding sequence ATGGCCCAATACGTTTTCACGATGAACCGGGTCGGCAAGATCGTGCCGCCCAAGCGCCAGATCCTGAAGGACATCTCGCTGTCGTTCTTTCCCGGCGCGAAGATCGGCGTGCTCGGCCTGAACGGCTCGGGCAAGTCGACGCTGATCCGCATCATGGCGGGCGTCGACAAGGACATCGAAGGCGAAGCGACGCCGATGCCGAACCTGAACATCGGCTACCTGCCGCAGGAACCGCAGCTCGACCCGACGAAGACGGTGCGCGAAGCCGTCGAGGAAGGCCTCGGCGACCTGTTCCAGGCGAACAAGAAGCTCGAGGAGATCTACGCGGCGTATGCCGAGCCGGACGCCGACTTCGACGCGCTCGCGGCCGAGCAGGCGAAGTACGAGGCGATCCTCGCGTCGAGCGACGGCGGCAGCCCCGAGCAGCAGCTCGAAGTGGCCGCCGACGCGCTGCGCCTGCCGCCGTGGGACGCGAAGATCGAGCACCTGTCGGGCGGCGAGAAGCGCCGCGTCGCGCTGTGCAAGCTGCTGCTCGAGAAGCCCGACATGCTGCTGCTCGACGAACCGACCAACCACCTCGACGCCGAATCGGTCGACTGGCTCGAGCAGTTCCTGGTGCGCTTCCCGGGCACCGTCGTCGCGGTCACGCACGATCGGTACTTCCTCGACAACGCGGCCGAGTGGATTCTCGAGCTCGACCGCGGCCACGGCATTCCGTGGAAGGGCAACTACAGCAGCTGGCTCGACCAGAAGGAAGAGCGCCTGAAGCAGGAAGAAGCGTCGGAATCGGCGCGCCAGAAGGCGATCAAGAAGGAACTGGAGTGGGTGCGCCAGAACCCGAAGGGCCGCCAGGCGAAGTCGAAGGCGCGTATCGCGCGCTTCGAGGAGCTGAACAGCCAGGAATACCAGAAGCGCAACGAGACGCAGGAAATCTTCATTCCGGTCGGCGACCGCCTCGGCAATGAAGTGATCGAGTTCAAGAACGTCAGCAAGGCGTACGGCGATCGCCTGCTGATCGACAACCTGAACTTCAAGATCCCGGCCGGCGCGATCGTCGGCATCATCGGTCCGAACGGCGCCGGCAAGTCGACGCTGTTCCGGATGCTGACGGGCAAGGAGCAGCCGGATTCGGGCGAGATCGTGATGGGCCCGACGGTGAAGCTCGCCTACGTCGACCAGAGCCGCGACGCGCTCGACGGCTCGAAGACGGTGTTCGAGGAAATCTCGGGCGGCGCCGACATCCTGACGGTCGGCAAGTACGAAACGCCGTCGCGCGCATACATCGGCCGCTTCAACTTCAAGGGCGGCGACCAGCAGAAGATCGTCGGCAACCTGTCCGGCGGCGAACGCGGCCGCCTGCACCTCGCGAAGACGCTGATCGCCGGCGGCAACGTGCTGCTGCTCGACGAACCGTCGAACGACCTCGACGTCGAAACGCTGCGCGCGCTGGAAGACGCGCTGCTCGAATTCGCGGGCTCGGTGATGGTGATCTCGCACGACCGCTGGTTCCTCGACCGGATCGCGACGCACATCCTGTCGTTCGAAGGCGATTCGCAGGTGACGTTCTTCGACGGCAACTACCAGGAGTACGAAGCCGACAAGCGCGCGCGCCTCGGCGAGGAAGCCGCGAAGCCGCACCGCCTCCGCTACAAGCCGATCAGCCGCTGA
- a CDS encoding HAD family hydrolase: MTIKAVVFDFGGVLIDWSPEYLYKQLIPDDAERRRFLTHVCGMDWVIRQDGGQTIEEGTAERVAKFPEHEALIRAFYARWHEMIGGVLAEGVALVDRLDAQRMPIFGLTNWSAQTFPYAWEHFPILRRFKDIVVSGRVKLVKPDPAIYREMHARIEPHLPGIAPHELAFIDDNANNAAAATALGWHGIHHTSGAATEARLRELGALA; the protein is encoded by the coding sequence ATGACGATCAAGGCAGTCGTATTCGATTTCGGCGGGGTGCTGATCGACTGGAGCCCGGAGTATCTGTACAAGCAGCTGATCCCGGACGACGCCGAGCGCCGCCGGTTCCTGACGCACGTGTGCGGGATGGACTGGGTGATCAGGCAGGACGGCGGGCAGACGATCGAGGAAGGCACGGCGGAACGCGTCGCGAAGTTTCCGGAGCACGAGGCGCTGATCCGTGCGTTCTATGCGCGCTGGCACGAGATGATCGGCGGCGTGCTCGCGGAGGGCGTTGCGCTCGTCGACCGGCTCGACGCGCAGCGGATGCCGATCTTCGGGCTCACGAACTGGTCGGCGCAGACGTTTCCGTATGCGTGGGAGCACTTTCCGATATTGCGGCGCTTCAAGGACATCGTCGTGTCGGGCCGCGTGAAGCTCGTGAAGCCCGATCCGGCGATCTACCGCGAGATGCACGCGCGGATCGAGCCGCATCTGCCGGGCATCGCGCCGCACGAGCTGGCGTTCATCGACGACAACGCGAACAACGCCGCTGCCGCGACGGCGCTCGGCTGGCACGGCATTCACCACACGAGCGGCGCGGCCACCGAGGCGCGGCTGCGCGAACTGGGCGCGCTCGCGTAG
- a CDS encoding aminopeptidase P family protein yields MNARFPEDSSAPARLALLRGAMARENLAAYLVPSADPHLSEYLPERWQARRWLSGFTGSVGTLVVTADFAGLWVDSRYWVQADAELAGSGVQLMKMTGGQQSAPHVDWLAQNVPSGATVGVDGAVLGMAAARALSAALSARGIALRTDLDLLDAIWPERPGLPDDAVFEHAAPQAETTRASKLADVRRAMRAQGAQWHFVSTLDDLAWLFNLRGADVSFNPVFVAHALIGAERATLFVAGGKVSPALAASLAQDGVDVRAYDAARAALAALPDGATLLIDPRRVTYGTLEAVPAGVKLIEAVNPSTFAKSRKTAAEIEHVRVTMEHDGAALAEFFAWFEQAVNRDTITELTIDERLTAARARRPGYVSPSFATIAGFNANGAMPHYRATPESHATIAGDGLLLIDSGGQYVSGTTDITRVVPVGRVGDLQRRDFTIVLKSMMALSRARFPRGIRSPMLDAIARAPMWAAGLDYGHGTGHGVGYFLNVHEGPQVISHYAPAEPYTAMEEGMITSIEPGLYRPGKWGVRIENLVVNRAAGQTEFGDFLAFETLTLCPIDTRCVLVEMLHEEERVWLNAYHATVRERVGRHVSGDAKAWLEARTQPI; encoded by the coding sequence ATGAATGCCCGTTTTCCCGAAGACTCGTCGGCGCCGGCGCGTCTCGCACTGCTGCGCGGCGCGATGGCCCGCGAGAACCTGGCCGCGTATCTCGTGCCGTCCGCCGATCCCCACCTGTCCGAATACCTGCCCGAGCGCTGGCAGGCGCGCCGCTGGCTGTCGGGCTTCACGGGCTCGGTCGGCACGCTCGTCGTCACCGCCGATTTCGCGGGGCTGTGGGTCGACAGCCGCTATTGGGTGCAGGCCGACGCGGAACTGGCCGGCAGCGGCGTGCAACTGATGAAGATGACGGGCGGCCAGCAGAGCGCGCCGCACGTCGACTGGCTTGCGCAGAACGTGCCGTCAGGCGCGACCGTCGGCGTCGACGGCGCGGTGCTCGGCATGGCGGCGGCGCGTGCGCTGTCCGCCGCGCTGAGCGCGCGCGGCATCGCGCTGCGCACCGATCTCGACCTGCTCGACGCGATCTGGCCCGAGCGGCCGGGCTTGCCCGACGACGCGGTGTTCGAGCACGCCGCGCCGCAGGCCGAGACGACGCGCGCGAGCAAGCTCGCCGACGTGCGCCGCGCGATGCGCGCGCAGGGCGCGCAGTGGCATTTCGTGTCGACCCTCGACGATCTCGCATGGCTCTTCAACCTGCGCGGCGCGGACGTCAGCTTCAATCCGGTATTCGTTGCGCACGCACTGATCGGCGCCGAGCGCGCGACGCTGTTCGTCGCCGGCGGCAAGGTGTCGCCGGCGCTTGCCGCATCGCTCGCGCAGGACGGCGTCGACGTGCGGGCATACGACGCCGCGCGCGCGGCGCTCGCGGCGCTGCCCGACGGCGCGACGCTGCTGATCGACCCGCGCCGCGTGACCTACGGCACCCTCGAGGCGGTGCCGGCCGGCGTGAAGCTCATCGAGGCGGTGAATCCGTCGACGTTCGCGAAATCGCGCAAGACGGCCGCCGAGATCGAGCACGTGCGCGTGACGATGGAGCACGACGGCGCGGCGCTCGCCGAATTCTTCGCATGGTTCGAGCAGGCGGTGAACCGCGACACGATCACCGAGCTGACGATCGACGAGCGGCTCACGGCGGCGCGCGCGCGCCGTCCGGGCTACGTGTCGCCGAGCTTCGCGACGATCGCCGGCTTCAACGCGAACGGCGCGATGCCGCATTACCGCGCGACGCCGGAATCGCACGCGACGATCGCCGGCGACGGCCTGCTGCTGATCGATTCGGGCGGCCAGTACGTGAGCGGCACGACCGACATCACGCGCGTCGTGCCGGTCGGCAGGGTCGGCGACCTGCAGCGGCGCGACTTCACGATCGTGCTGAAGTCGATGATGGCGCTGTCGCGCGCGCGTTTCCCGCGCGGCATCCGCTCGCCGATGCTCGACGCGATCGCGCGCGCGCCAATGTGGGCGGCCGGGCTCGACTACGGCCACGGCACCGGTCACGGCGTCGGCTATTTCCTGAACGTGCACGAGGGTCCGCAGGTGATCTCGCATTACGCGCCGGCCGAGCCGTACACCGCGATGGAAGAGGGGATGATCACGTCGATCGAGCCGGGCCTGTACCGGCCCGGCAAGTGGGGCGTCCGGATCGAGAACCTGGTCGTCAACCGCGCGGCGGGGCAGACCGAGTTCGGCGATTTCCTCGCGTTCGAGACGCTGACGCTGTGCCCGATCGACACGCGTTGCGTGCTCGTCGAAATGCTGCACGAGGAAGAGCGCGTGTGGCTCAACGCGTACCATGCGACGGTGCGCGAGCGCGTCGGCCGGCACGTGAGCGGCGACGCGAAGGCATGGCTCGAGGCGCGCACGCAGCCGATCTGA
- a CDS encoding response regulator transcription factor, translated as MRIALIDPDARHAALMNRLLFAGGHLCHPFPSSARCLEWLATETCDLLITGDWAGDQPAEEVIPLARALLPGLPAIAVMRMPRESEIVSCLHAGADDCIARPVSGPELLARVNALMRRAGVRRPPNRSRDTYGEYAFDATHCLVRFGDEIVSLTPKEFRFALLLFANLSRPVSRAHILETVWARRRDTRSRTLDTHASRLRSKLRLLPEHGYRLLPLYGYGYQLDQVPIEPPNLRPSLADARYASSEEIAETL; from the coding sequence ATGCGAATCGCTCTGATCGATCCGGATGCGCGTCATGCCGCGCTGATGAATCGCCTCCTCTTCGCGGGCGGACACCTCTGCCACCCGTTCCCTTCCAGCGCGCGGTGCCTCGAATGGCTCGCCACCGAAACCTGCGACCTGCTGATCACCGGCGACTGGGCCGGCGACCAGCCCGCCGAGGAAGTCATCCCCCTCGCCCGTGCGCTCCTGCCCGGCCTGCCCGCGATCGCCGTGATGCGCATGCCGCGCGAAAGCGAGATCGTGTCGTGCCTGCACGCGGGCGCCGACGACTGCATCGCCAGGCCGGTGAGCGGCCCCGAACTCCTCGCGCGCGTCAACGCGCTGATGCGGCGCGCGGGCGTCCGGCGCCCGCCGAACCGCTCACGCGATACGTATGGAGAATACGCATTCGACGCCACGCACTGCCTCGTGCGCTTCGGCGACGAGATCGTGTCGCTTACGCCGAAGGAATTCCGCTTCGCGCTGCTGCTGTTCGCGAACCTGTCCCGCCCGGTGTCGCGCGCCCATATCCTCGAAACGGTCTGGGCGCGCCGGCGCGACACAAGGTCGCGCACCCTCGACACCCACGCGTCCCGGCTGCGCAGCAAGCTGCGGCTGCTTCCGGAGCACGGCTACCGGCTGCTGCCGCTCTACGGCTACGGCTATCAGCTCGACCAGGTACCGATCGAACCCCCGAATCTCCGCCCCAGTCTCGCGGACGCCCGATACGCATCGAGTGAGGAAATCGCTGAAACGCTATAA